Proteins from a genomic interval of Harpia harpyja isolate bHarHar1 chromosome 7, bHarHar1 primary haplotype, whole genome shotgun sequence:
- the ACOT7 gene encoding cytosolic acyl coenzyme A thioester hydrolase isoform X1 — protein sequence MSERGAAGPGPAAIQVSRIMRPDDANVAGNVHGGTILKMIEEAGAIISTRHCNSQAGEPCVAALARVERTDFLSPVCIGEVANVSAEITYTSRHSVEVQVNVMSENILTGAKKVTNKATLWYVPLSLKNVNKVLEVPPIQYARKEQEDEGKKRYEEQKLDRLETKQRNGDVIFPVINPDRQTKEPHTVSYSQSSLIHLVGPSDCTLLGFVHGGVTMKLMDEVAGIVAARHCKTNIVTASVDAINFHEKIKKGSVITISGRMTFTSNKSMEIEVFVDADPFVDEPRERYRAVSAFFTYVSLSKEGKPLPVPQLLTETEDEKRRFEEGKGRYLQTKAKRQAQMQQAAQQ from the exons ATGTCGGAGCGGGGGGCCgcgggcccggggccggccgCCATCCAGGTGTCCAG GATCATGCGCCCGGATGATGCCAATGTCGCAGGGAATGTCCACGGGGGAACCATCCTGAAGATGATCGAGGAGGCGGGAGCCATCATCAGCACCCGCCACTGCAACTCCCAAGCTGGG GAGCCTTGTGTGGCCGCGCTGGCGCGGGTGGAGCGGACGGACTTCCTCTCCCCGGTGTGCATCGGCGAGGTGGCCAACGTCAGCGCCGAGATAACCTACACCTCCCGGCACTCTGTGGAGGTCCAGGTCAACGTCATGTCCGAAAACATCTTAACAG ggGCGAAGAAGGTGACGAACAAGGCGACGCTGTGGTATGTGCCGCTGTCCCTGAAGAATGTGAACAAGGTCCTTGAGGTTCCCCCCATCCAG TATGCCAGAAAGGAGCAGGAGGACGAGGGGAAGAAGCGCTATGAGGAGCAAAAGCTGGATAGGCTGGAAACTAAGCAGAGAAACGGCGATGTGATCTTCCCCGTCATCAACCCAG ATAGGCAGACAAAAG AGCCGCACACCGTCAGCTACAGCCAGTCCAGCCTGATCCACCTGGTGGGACCGTCGGACTGCACGCTGCTGGGCTTCGTGCACGGAG GTGTCACCATGAAGCTCATGGACGAGGTCGCCGGGATTGTGGCTGCCCGCCACTGCAAGACCAACATCGTCACCGCCTCGGTGGACGCCATCAACTTCCACGAGAAGATCAAAAAAG GCAGCGTCATCACCATTTCGGGGCGCATGACCTTCACGAGCAATAAATCCATGGAAATCGAAGTCTTTGTGGATGCCGACCCGTTTGTGGATGAGCCTCGGGAGCGGTACCGTGCCGTCAGCGCCTTCTTCACCTACGTCTCCCTGAGCAAGGAGGGGAAGCCCCTGCCCGTCCCGCAGCTGCTG ACGGAGACGGAGGATGAGAAGCGGCGCTTCGAGGAAGGGAAGGGCAGGTACCTCCAGACAAAAGCCAAGCGGCAGGCGCAGATGCAGCAGGCTGCCCAGCAGTGA
- the ACOT7 gene encoding cytosolic acyl coenzyme A thioester hydrolase isoform X2, whose translation MSERGAAGPGPAAIQVSRIMRPDDANVAGNVHGGTILKMIEEAGAIISTRHCNSQAGEPCVAALARVERTDFLSPVCIGEVANVSAEITYTSRHSVEVQVNVMSENILTGAKKVTNKATLWYVPLSLKNVNKVLEVPPIQYARKEQEDEGKKRYEEQKLDRLETKQRNGDVIFPVINPEPHTVSYSQSSLIHLVGPSDCTLLGFVHGGVTMKLMDEVAGIVAARHCKTNIVTASVDAINFHEKIKKGSVITISGRMTFTSNKSMEIEVFVDADPFVDEPRERYRAVSAFFTYVSLSKEGKPLPVPQLLTETEDEKRRFEEGKGRYLQTKAKRQAQMQQAAQQ comes from the exons ATGTCGGAGCGGGGGGCCgcgggcccggggccggccgCCATCCAGGTGTCCAG GATCATGCGCCCGGATGATGCCAATGTCGCAGGGAATGTCCACGGGGGAACCATCCTGAAGATGATCGAGGAGGCGGGAGCCATCATCAGCACCCGCCACTGCAACTCCCAAGCTGGG GAGCCTTGTGTGGCCGCGCTGGCGCGGGTGGAGCGGACGGACTTCCTCTCCCCGGTGTGCATCGGCGAGGTGGCCAACGTCAGCGCCGAGATAACCTACACCTCCCGGCACTCTGTGGAGGTCCAGGTCAACGTCATGTCCGAAAACATCTTAACAG ggGCGAAGAAGGTGACGAACAAGGCGACGCTGTGGTATGTGCCGCTGTCCCTGAAGAATGTGAACAAGGTCCTTGAGGTTCCCCCCATCCAG TATGCCAGAAAGGAGCAGGAGGACGAGGGGAAGAAGCGCTATGAGGAGCAAAAGCTGGATAGGCTGGAAACTAAGCAGAGAAACGGCGATGTGATCTTCCCCGTCATCAACCCAG AGCCGCACACCGTCAGCTACAGCCAGTCCAGCCTGATCCACCTGGTGGGACCGTCGGACTGCACGCTGCTGGGCTTCGTGCACGGAG GTGTCACCATGAAGCTCATGGACGAGGTCGCCGGGATTGTGGCTGCCCGCCACTGCAAGACCAACATCGTCACCGCCTCGGTGGACGCCATCAACTTCCACGAGAAGATCAAAAAAG GCAGCGTCATCACCATTTCGGGGCGCATGACCTTCACGAGCAATAAATCCATGGAAATCGAAGTCTTTGTGGATGCCGACCCGTTTGTGGATGAGCCTCGGGAGCGGTACCGTGCCGTCAGCGCCTTCTTCACCTACGTCTCCCTGAGCAAGGAGGGGAAGCCCCTGCCCGTCCCGCAGCTGCTG ACGGAGACGGAGGATGAGAAGCGGCGCTTCGAGGAAGGGAAGGGCAGGTACCTCCAGACAAAAGCCAAGCGGCAGGCGCAGATGCAGCAGGCTGCCCAGCAGTGA
- the ICMT gene encoding protein-S-isoprenylcysteine O-methyltransferase, with translation MMAAAAAAAAGPRRGRLGREARASLAAFLLGASVAALPVALGSPSALLAAPGLRGRLALALHVAGVNAALLLLYPRPLYKIAVRACFLGFAFGCGLLLSTGRSAWRHFGWYMCSLSLFHYSEYLVTAINNPRSLSLDSFLLNHSFEYNLAALSSWVEFTLEKLLFPELKQITWLSTVGLLMVIFGDCLRKAAMLTAGSNFNHIVQNEKSDTHTLVTSGVYGWFRHPSYVGWFYWSIGTQVLLCNPICMVGYALVSWRFFRERIEEEEITLIHFFGEEYLEYKRKVPSGLPFIRGVRVEL, from the exons atgatggcggcggcggcggcggcggcggcgggtccgcggcgggggcggctggGCCGGGAGGCCCGCGCCAGCCTGGCCGCCTTCTTGCTGGGCGCCTCGGTAGCGGCGCTGCCGGTGGCTCTGGGCTCCCCCTCCGCCCTGCTGGCCGCCCCCGGCCTGCGCGGCCGCCTGGCGCTCGCCCTACACGTGGCGGGCGTCAACgcggcgctgctgctgctctacCCGCGGCCGCTCTACAAG ATCGCCGTCCGGGCCTGCTTCCTGGGCTTCGCCTTCGGCTGCGGGCTGCTGCTCAGCACCGGCCGCTCCGCCTGGCGCCACTTCGGATG GTACAtgtgctccctctccctcttccactACTCGGAGTACCTGGTGACAGCCATCAACAACCCACGCAGCCTCTCGCTGGACTCCTTCCTGCTCAACCACAGCTTCGAGTACAACCTGGCCGCCCTCTCCTCCTGGGTGGAATTCACGCTGGAGAAGCTCCTCTTCCCAG AGCTGAAGCAGATCACCTGGCTGAGTACTGTAGGGTTGTTGATGGTGATCTTTGGGGATTGTCTGAGGAAAGCGGCCATGCTCACAGCTGGCTCCAACTTCAACCATATTGTTCAGAATGAGAAATCGGATACTCATACTTTGGTGACAAGTGGGGTGTATGGGTGGTTCCGGCACCCATCTTACGTGGGATGGTTTTACTGGAGTATTGGAACACAG GTGTTACTCTGCAATCCCATCTGTATGGTGGGCTACGCGCTGGTGTCCTGGCGCTTCTTCAGGGAGCGGATCGAGGAGGAGGAGATCACACTCATTCACTTCTTTGGAGAAGAGTACCTGGAGTACAAAAGGAAGGTGCCCTCGGGTCTCCCTTTTATTAGAGGAGTCAGAGTAGAACTGTAA